The Piliocolobus tephrosceles isolate RC106 chromosome 2, ASM277652v3, whole genome shotgun sequence genome window below encodes:
- the B3GALNT1 gene encoding UDP-GalNAc:beta-1,3-N-acetylgalactosaminyltransferase 1 — protein MAPALWTVLPSRMSLRSLKWSLLLLSLLSFLVMWYLSLPHYNVIERVNWMYFYEYEPIYRQDFHFTLREHSNCSHQNPFLVILVTSHPSDVKARQAIRVTWGEKKSWWGYEVLTFFLLGQEAEKEDKMLALSLEDEHLLYGDIIRQDFLDTYNNLTLKTIMAFRWVTEFCPNAKYIMKTDTDVFINTGNLVKYLLNVNHSEKFFTGYPLIDNYSYRGFYQKTHISYQEYPFKVFPPYCSGLGYIMSRDLVPRIYEMMGHVKPIKFEDVYVGICLNLLKVNIHIPEDTNLFFLYRIHLDVCQLRRVIAAHGFSSKEIITFWQVMLRNTTCHY, from the coding sequence ATGGCCCCGGCTCTCTGGACTGTCCTTCCGAGTAGGATGTCACTGAGATCCCTCAAATGGAGCCTCCTGCTACTGTCACTCCTGAGTTTCCTTGTGATGTGGTACCTCAGCCTTCCCCACTACAATGTGATAGAACGCGTGAACTGGATGTACTTCTATGAGTATGAGCCAATTTACAGACAAGACTTTCACTTCACACTTCGAGAGCATTCAAACTGCTCTCATCAAAATCCATTTCTGGTCATCCTGGTGACCTCCCACCCTTCAGATGTGAAAGCCAGGCAGGCCATTAGAGTTACTTGGGGTGAAAAAAAGTCTTGGTGGGGATATGAGgttcttacatttttcttattaggCCAAGAGGctgaaaaggaagacaaaatgtTGGCATTGTCCTTAGAGGATGAACACCTTCTTTATGGTGACATAATCCGACAAGATTTTTTAGACACATATAACAACCTGACCTTGAAAACCATTATGGCATTCAGGTGGGTAACTGAGTTTTGCCCCAATGCCAAGTACATCATGAAGACAGACACTGATGTCTTCATCAATACTGGCAATTTAGTGAAGTATCTTTTAAACGTAAACCACTCAGAGAAGTTTTTCACAGGTTATCCTCTAATTGATAATTATTCCTATAGAGGATTTTACCAAAAAACCCATATTTCATACCAGGAGTATCCTTTCAAGGTGTTCCCTCCATACTGCAGTGGGTTGGGTTATATAATGTCCAGAGATTTGGTGCCAAGGATCTATGAAATGATGGGTCATGTAAAACCCATCAAGTTTGAAGATGTTTATGTTGGGATCTGTTTGAATTTATTAAAAGTGAACATTCATATTCCAGAAGACACAAATCTTTTCTTCCTATATAGAATCCATTTGGATGTCTGTCAGCTCAGACGTGTGATTGCAGCCCATGGCTTTTCTTCCAAGGAGATCATCACTTTTTGGCAGGTCATGCTAAGGAACACCACTTGCCATTATTAA